Within Scleropages formosus chromosome 24, fSclFor1.1, whole genome shotgun sequence, the genomic segment TCTACCGCTGTGGACAGCTTCCCTCTCCCTCCACGGACTGTGGCCTTTCGGCAACTTCATGTGCAAGCTGGCATCCTACGTGATCTGCGTGAACATGTTCTCCAGCATCTACTTCCTGACCTGCATGAGCGTGGACAGGTTCATGGCCATTGTCCTGGCGCTGGACACGAGGCGCGTGCGGACCAAGCGCTACGCCCAGGGCACGGCCCTCTTTGTCTGGTTGTTCTCCATGGGGCTCGGCATCCACGTTTTCTTCTTCAGAGCTGTGGACGGGAACGGGCATTGCGTAGACGATCTGTCCCTGGCCAAGACGGTCTTCTCCCTGCTCATCAGAGTGATCGCCttcctgctgccgctgctgacCATTGGCATCTGCTATACCTCTGTGGCCATCAAGCTGCACCAGCACTTCCAGCAGAACAACAGGGTGGAATGGAAGAAAAGGCGATCCCTGAGGGTCGGGCTTTGGATTCTGGCCCTATTTTTGCTCGCCTGGCTGCCCTTTAACGTCTTGGTCACAATCCAGACTTTGCGTGAGTCGGGATACCTTGATCTGGACCCTGACACCAAACTGGAGCACGGACTTGCTCTGGCCACCTGCCTGGCCTTCAGCAACAGCTGCATCAACCCTTTCATCTACTTTTGGCTGGACGGCTGCATGAGGAGACAGCTGCTGGGGCTGCTCCCATACAAGGTCGCCGGGATggccagcaggaggaggagcagcttgAGCACCTCCAACACCTTCCCGGAGAGGGACTCCATCATGTCCAGGGAGACGGAGAGGGAGGTCCAATTCGGCGACAGTGCTCAGGCCTCCTCATGCGGAAAGGAGAACTTCGAGCGGCGCCCGGTGAATGGAGAGACTCTGTGTTAATGGGATCCTTCCAGATCATTAGTGAAGTATATTCCGTTTCTTTACATAACCCTGAACACCATATATATCTGAACAATCCCTCTTAAATgccattgtaaataaaaataaaaacaggtctCCAGAGTAGAAAAAGTGTTTATAGTGCAcagcaaaatatta encodes:
- the LOC108936373 gene encoding G-protein coupled receptor 15-like translates to MISTIRPIEGNVQTMVKFDLREDENELNYSDFFFNDSFMTNFFNLSEPMDDILSGFHTFLITAYTLVFFFGTVGNILVICIVLKKHQRQRLVDIFIGHLAVADMVFLITLPLWTASLSLHGLWPFGNFMCKLASYVICVNMFSSIYFLTCMSVDRFMAIVLALDTRRVRTKRYAQGTALFVWLFSMGLGIHVFFFRAVDGNGHCVDDLSLAKTVFSLLIRVIAFLLPLLTIGICYTSVAIKLHQHFQQNNRVEWKKRRSLRVGLWILALFLLAWLPFNVLVTIQTLRESGYLDLDPDTKLEHGLALATCLAFSNSCINPFIYFWLDGCMRRQLLGLLPYKVAGMASRRRSSLSTSNTFPERDSIMSRETEREVQFGDSAQASSCGKENFERRPVNGETLC